The window TCTATGTGTCTAGGCATGTTCAATTTGTCGAAACAGAGTTTCCTTTCCTTAAACTCACGCCCTCCTCTCACTCTCCACCCGATTTTGTTCCTACCCACAGTCCCTTTGTTCGTCTTGTTCCAATGTCGTCTCCGCCTCTCGTACATCCTGCTTCGTTGCCGCCCCCAAGCATGGATTCTCACCTACCGTCGCCGGCGATCTCGTCGTCGCCTTCGGTTTCCCAGGTACGTGATtaatctcgttcatcttcgtTAATGGACTCAGGAAATAATGCTACAGGTTCAGCTACTTTGAGTTCAGCACAGGCCCACTCCAATACCGGTCAAAGCCCACCTTTACACTCACCTAATCCAAGCCCGTCTCACCATCACTCCAATACCAATCCAAGCCCAAGCCCATCTCATATCACCTCTCCCACTCCTCCTTCATCCCCGACAACACCTAATCCCTTATCACCAACTTCTACAATACCGTCATCAACACCAGCAACCTCACCGTATCCATCTCCTAATCCCTCGCCTGTGCCTAATCCACCACCGGTCCTTCCGCAAAACAATCACCCTATGCAAACTAGAGCTAAAAAAACATCACCAAACCGCAAAATCGACTCACCCTTCTCGCTACCTCTTCCCACACCAAACCAACTATCCCGAGAACGGTGAACCAGGCTCTTAAGGATGATAAGTGGCGTGCAGCCATGGGCGATGTGATGAATGCTCAAACAAGGAATCACACGTTTGATATGGTTCCTCCCCGTCCAGATATGAATGATACAAAGTGGATATTCACATTGAAATACTTACCTGATGGTTCTCTTGATCGGTATAAGGCCAGATTGGTGGCTTGAGGATTTACTTAACAATATGGATTGGATTACTCATAAACTTTTAGTCCGGTTGTGAAATCACTTACCATTCGTCTTGTGTTGCAATTAGCGGTTTCAAACTCATGGTGTCTTAAGCAACTTGATGTAAACAATGCGTTCCTCCAAGGCACAACAACGGAAGAGGTTTATGTCTCTCAGCCACCTGGCTTTGTCGACCCTGATCGCCCACATTACGTCTGTCGTCTCCGCAAGGCTCTCTATGGATTGAAGCAGGCCCCACGTGCGTGGTATCAAGAACTCAAAGGCTATCTATGTTCTCTCGTCTTTCTTAACTCGCTTGCGGATACATCGGTGTTTATTTATATTCATGGTGCTCAGATTGTCTACGTTTTggtatatgtggatgatatcaTTGTTACAGGATCAACTCTGGGCTTAGTTATGACACTTATTGATGAGCTTTCACGACGTTTCTCCTTGAAAGATCCTACTGACTTGACTTATTTTCTGGGTGTTGAGGTCACATGTACGACGACCGGTCTTCACTTGATGCAACACCGCTATATCCTGGATTtgttaaccaaaacaaacatgCTCAATTCGAAGCCGGTAGCGACTCCTATGGTGCCAACACCAAAACTGTCACTCTTGTCAGGTTCTGCTTTAGATGATCCACGCCAATATCGtactgttcttgggagattgcAGTATTTAGCTTTTACATGACCGGATATCGCCTATGTGGTGAATAGACTCTTCCAATTTATGCATCGACCCACCGATATGCACTGGCAGGCGGTCAAGCGCCTCCTACGCTATCTTGCAGGAACGGTCTCCCATGGTATTCTTCTTCGTCCCCAGACACCCCTGACCCTTCATGCCTTCTTCGACGCGGACTGGGCAGgtgatgttgatgattttgtttccaCAAATGCTTACATTCTGTATTTTGGGGTTTCACCGATTACTTGGTCCTCAAAGAAGCAGAGAGGCATGGCTCGTTCATCCACTGAAGCTGAATACCGGGCGGTTGCAAACACAGCCTCTGAGATCCGCTGGGTGTGCTCATTGCTCACTGAACTTGGACTTACGTTGCCATCCGCACCGGTAATCTACTGTGACAATGTCAGTGCTACTTACCTGTGTGCCAATCCCATTTTCCACTCATGTATGAAGCATCTAGCTCTCGACTATCACTTCATCCGTGACAATGTTCAATCTGGAGCCTTACGTGTTGCTCATGTCTCCACCAAAGATCAACTCGCAGATGCTTTGACGAAACCTTTACCTCGGCCTCGGTTCCAAGAGCTGTTTCACAATATTGGAGTTAAGGAACTACCTCCATTTTGAGGAGGCATATAgagaatgtatatatgtaaaggaCATATTGGTCAATCCTAGATACCTAGTCTCCTAtgtaacactatatatattgtatcttACACATCTAATAGAATTATTCAGCCTCCTAATCTTACATTTCCATCATTACACTCTATATTCTTTATTAGATTAATTCACCCTTgtttatattgatatatattttttatttaattcttaccttttttatatattgcttatcgtttgtttatgttttgcttatattttgcttattttaattgtttatttatatttgatgGTAAACTGAATATCACCAAAGAATCAACTATTTTATGATACAAATTTAAACATGTATCATTACTAATtatgagaaatgttttttttttgatacaataGTTTATATATTGAAGTAGTACTTACTAAAGAAGTTAGGATCATTAAGTATCTAATAAGTGGTGAGTGATATCTGACTTTGTAACTTAATCTTGTCttggattattattttgagaattttacttttttttttttttttttttttttttttttttttttaataccaNTTATGTTATTAAGTTTTAATGTTGAATGAACTCATTCTTTTAgatgaaaaaacaaactaaatttaTCTAGTctagtatacatatatactagTAATTATTCCTCCTCCCCCCGCCCATTTATTCCTTGTCATACTAATATTGGAAGCTCTGAAGCCACCACGTTATATGGGAAAACGGCAGCAGAATAAGATGATTAGAACTGCAGCGACTACGACACCCCCGATGATAGACCCTCCGAGCGTATACTTAGACAGCCCGTAAAAAACACTGAAGAAGCCAGCAGAAATGGAGACAATATCGGCGGATGCAGCCCACACCACAGACACCAAGCCCTCAGAAACTATATAGAATAAGAGGGATGTAAATATCCCCACAACAAATATAGTGTCTAAACTCTCAAGCCAGTGACTTTGTAATTGTCTGCACCGCAACAGTATCCATACCAACATTGTTTTCTTCTAGACTGATaccaacattatcataaattaatcaaaatttcaaagacATTATTATGagaatattatttgtttagGTAAAGATAAGTATctacaatcctttttcttttaggattaataattgacaatataatttatttaattataatattatagcaagtaattgtataattttcttaattcttttttcttaaagaatTTGCAtcttaaaattagaattagtattattttttatatacatatatgaactatctttttatatttattaaattgtttaattttttaatttcttctaatttacaaatatgttaaaacaaagtttttgtataacacatgacaaaatctttaattgttaaattgatacgtgtcgcgatcacatgaattactaactttgaaaaccaaggtttatataataacataatattgaatacactatcaaatcattcaccggttgaaaaacttaagaaaattacattaattctttttttgattatcttatttttcttacattatgttaatcactaattttaacacattaaacattttcatactttaatcacttttatgtataaatttctttttactatatgattataataattaataattgcaattaaattgcaaatattttctttcttaattgcacatattttactattgaaattagtagtttaatagataactttcctattagaattagtgatgtaatagattacttttggttttataaactttcaaaaaaatcaattgtaatctttttattttaaagattttttaattttcctataattattaaataatttttttttcacacatgtcaaaatattatcgatatacttCACACATATCACGATTATATGAATGTGTCTGCggggtcggtgtcgatcgacaccaagtgggtgtcggtcgacaccatgttgtggccagtgtcgatcgacaactCTCTGGTGTTGGTAGACACCAACTTGTGTGTTGcagtttttcctggtttgttgtgttgtttgttgttagttaaacattggaatctcagttgcttgtgtgtatagcccagtagatgggaggattgcctcaataagtatttgtgataatacttacgcatctcaattgttgtttgtagtgtgcaggtatgtgacgtggaatcatggcgatgaggaggaggatgatgtaGGATCtcgtttgtgtgatgttggttatgttattggagCCTTGTGtagagatatgctaggttgatggatagaatggttagggaggttattgtgttgatgatgtatcggtttttgtattattggtatgtttcagCTGTGCTTATGGtatttgttggtttaatgaggtattgtggtttggttggtttaattaagtagtattggatgcttagttatatattaatattattaaaaaaaaaacgggttgggttGTTTCATAAACTatcttcaatacacaatagaaggtatgattaaatatatcatagtttatgttttcatattgattatgctgtatttttttagttggaatggtatgtaaaatattttggaaacaaaatctgaattaatgctatttttggaaaaaaacttataaatcaactttgtaaataatttttttaataagtacaAATACAacggtagaacccaaaatgtacttcaaaagtgtatatatagatttgagaGATTAATTCGAATTAACttgtatcatttaaatttgtttcttaaatatttttgaagtacgtAATCCGCATGTACTtcacaaatatttgtttgttaaataattgGTTTCCTAAAATACTTAATCCTCATATAcgcccaaaatgtacttcaaaaatcttaaatatttgAGAATATTGGTTTCCTAATCATTCGAAAATTGGGTTCTCGTTTTTAGAAACtttattaatgttaaaataattttgggtattgtaaacttttgttatggaaaatcagttgtatcttttaaatttgagagattatagaatctctaaagatagttttggatattttatgggaataaaactttaatgggtagagtagTTTTTGGAAAAAGCGAAACATATAGATGTTGTCTAGATTTTATTGCAATAAACGTTATAAATTTTGGTCAGTTTAAGAAGTTTTAGTAATTGAAGTCCTGtgcaatgttatttttggaaattgtttaggggttaatgttgtaaaaaaaaaattaaataagcaaaacttaaagggcataacacaaaatgtacttcaaaaatgttaatatagataagtGACTTTTAATGTGCCATTAATAAGCTTCAAATTATCACATACAACCGTTACAACTTTCATTTTTAGTTTGTATCAACTCATGACAAaccatatacataaaagtaaggtttcactctctccttattggtccacttggcaatgcaattttaacaaatatatatatatatatactagtattggATCCGCACTACGCGCGGGAGTTAGATGAGGGTGTTTTTTCggttgttttgttaatttgttttttggttatgtatttTTCCTCTTTGCGTCTGGTTATGTTGTGCGTATGTTTTCCTTTGctcttttgttggtttatttttttcctatatttttttcagCTAGTATAATGAAGtaaattttaagatatttattaaatttaaattacgattatgatctttttttcttttcaaaaaatatagaattagaagTTAAGTTTGTATAGTAACAGTTGTTTTTGGGATCTACAGGACAATATGAGTTTTGAAACTATTTCTTAATGCTTGTAATCCTTCTGCTTTCATCTCTTTCATTgatgcacaattttttttttttttttggtgtctttGGGTGTTTTCCTCTTTGCTTCGCATCCGTatggggttattggttctaccCTGATGTTTTCGTACAGGTATGTGTTAAGTGGTGTGCAAAtctgttctttttaaaaaattgttttgttcctttcatTTCCTAATTAATGTACCCATTGTTTTTGAATTCGTAGTTCTAAATTTTAGTTTCGGTTGGCTCCATTGCGTGGGTTTCGAGTGGATGTGAATTTTGTGTtgttcaaattaaatttttgcctctatgatatttttttttttattttaattttgtagggTGTATATTTCTGTGGTCGTTTTAGTATGTCATTCGATTTTGGTCTAACTTGAACAAAATGTGGTACTCGAATTTCAGCATCTTTTCCTTCAACTAAATGTGTGTTCATCTCTTACATTTTTTCACTGTTTGGTGATGGTTTTGTCAATTGCTGGCGAGTAACGTTAATTGAATCTTAGTGCGGTTTCCCTGATCCTCTGTAAGTGTTTGTCTTTTTTCGGTTGCAGTTGTTGTTTCTTTCGATTTTTTAATAGCCCTGTTTTTCGAAACCgactatttttatgatttaggtGTCCTTGAAGCTAAAGACCTTTTTGCATATGTCTATCTCATGGTGGTTGTAATACTTTTAGGCTTTTTTTAGGGATTGTTTGTGAGAAgtttcttcaatatatatatgttgatcttGAATGTTCTGGTTTTGTTGTCATGGTAAGTGGTggactttaattttattttcccaaTCGTTTGTATTCTTGCTATACTTTCAGTTATGTTCTCTTGTTTAGATTCTTTTGGAGACGTACGTAATGTTTATgatgaaaaaaccaaaaactttttttttgaattttggaaattttaagaGGATGATAACATTTTAGTGAATTATTGTTTTTCCTTaagctaaaagaaaaagacaaacttaATCATTTGTTTGTAATAGTAGCAATGTGCATATTTATTCTCTATGTCATTGAGGGTGCAGATGATAGTAGGGTTGACTTCTGCCAATGTGCTATAGTTGGGTTCACTTCTGCCAATGTACTATAGTAGGACTGTAGTTTTTGTACATTGACTCTATGTAACGACTTCTTgataacaaacatgaaacattGCAATATCAATCGTCggaaaccaaatttttttctctgaatCACTCAAAGATATAGCATAAGCTTGATAGTAATCTTCTAGGCTGAAGGGTGGATATCAAAGGGTAACATGTGCGTaatcgaaaataaaataacaaaatttgtcaaacaatgatgtttttaaatatgtttttcatATGTGAGTTTGTTAAACCAAGTAACTAACAGACAAATGAAAAACATAATAAGTTAAATATAAACAGGTGACACGAACAGTCATAACTCCAGCAGCTGGTCCAGTGAGCCGAACCTTAATCACGTAACCATCAATCTCAACCAACTCAAGCCCCCCACCTCCAGTGCCAGATAGGTACGGCCTTAACTCAGAGAGAACTTTAATtgaacaacaaaaccaaaaaatggCCCACTCAGATCGATTACAAAACACAAGATGCTGAATTAAAAACAactaaaacgtttttaaaaaatcaaactttttcgATGTTCTCATCGTTCAGCTCTAACCCTCCTGATTCAAGAAACTGCTCAACGGACATGATCTCTAGAATCTTGTCTCGTAGCCGACTCTCGATTCCCAACTTTAACGTCATTGATGAGCTAGGACACGAGCCACAAGCTCCTTGTAGCTTTAAAACCACCACAAGCCCGTCGACCTCGTGCAGGGCCACGTTTCCTCCGTCAGCCATTAGTGACGGCCTTACTTCGTCTAGCACTCTCTCCACATTCTCTTCCGTTAACGGCATGGCGCAGCTCACGTGACCTAACACTAAACCAAATCACAACTACAGTTCTAAGAGAGATTGGTCTGGTTTTTGCAAATCAAAATAATAGATTTCAAGCATTCATTACCTGTTCGTTTTCTTAAAGCTAACAATATGAAAGCCCCACCCTCTTTCTCGCTAAAAACCTTCTCCAGTGAGGTCGCATGATCGTCAAAAGCACTTAGGCATGAAATTAGAGAAGATGACATTATATAGGAAATTATAAGAGGCATGAAATTAGAGAAGATGACATTATATAGAACTTACACTTACACAAATTGAATAAAAAGTAGTGGGACTTCAATTGAAAGAGACAGCATTGAAAGACTTGAATTACCGTTTTAGAGGAAGACGTTACAATGGAGATGGAAGCCAGGGAAGACAGTGAAAGGGTGTGGAGGATTCGCgagtattaattttatttcgaTGGAGAGACCCCTTAGGTTGCACTACGGCGGACGGCAGGGTTCTGAACATTTAAGGGTTTTACTTCGACGgcatataaaacaattattagtaatttattgggttttttaagatatatgaaacaaagaaaaagagaattgCTTAGTGGGGTTGTGGCAAAAATTTGGGCTTATTAAACTGAGGGAATTACTTAATGGG is drawn from Camelina sativa cultivar DH55 chromosome 8, Cs, whole genome shotgun sequence and contains these coding sequences:
- the LOC104709300 gene encoding nifU-like protein 3, chloroplastic; translated protein: MPLTEENVERVLDEVRPSLMADGGNVALHEVDGLVVVLKLQGACGSCPSSSMTLKLGIESRLRDKILEIMSVEQFLESGGLELNDENIEKVLSELRPYLSGTGGGGLELVEIDGYVIKVRLTGPAAGVMTSRRKQCWYGYCCGADNYKVTGLRV